In Herpetosiphon gulosus, the sequence CCCAACGACCATGATTCGGCGGAAAGATCGTTACCAGGACAGACCCATCCGCGAGCACCGTCTGAACGCGCGGACGCAGATGTTTGCCAATCCGTCCGACGATCTGGGCACCACGCTCTTGCGCTGCGGTAAGTAAGGCATGCGAATGAAAGCCACAGTCCCACAATAAGAGCATGCCTGGGCCAACAGACCGCAGAAGCCGTTTGCCAATCGACCACTCCGAGGTGCGACAGGGCCAAATTCCCGCATCAACGATCGCATGGGTTCCGCACTCGATCAGATAGAGCAGTTTGGCTTGGGGAAACGCGCCAGGGCCACGCCGACTGCCTGGACGGCCAAAATACGCCGCATTGGTTGGTGTATCAGCCACATCTTCGATGGTTCCATCGAGCGCCATGAGTCGTAACCCAAACAAGAAGGCTCCTGGCGTTGTGGGTGTGGCACGCGGGCGGCAGATCCGGCGCATCAGCGTATGGAGGGGACGAACGCCGAGTTGATAGCGTCGATAGGTAAAGGCTCCGCTCTGAGGGATCGGTGGCAGTGGTTCCGATGGCCAGATCCACCGCAGGCCACGGGTCAAATGGCGATAGACGGTGGGAATCGCACAGTGCGTCCAGATATTCATGGCAATCAGCAGCCAGACCATTGTCCGCATCGTCAGCCGACGATGGCGCTGTTCGATGCGGTGGGTCTCTGCAAGCACCTGATCAATAAGGGGAGCGGGAAGCACACGGG encodes:
- a CDS encoding IS4 family transposase, coding for MPFTIRQISPDDKLASQVTVDIFARVLPAPLIDQVLAETHRIEQRHRRLTMRTMVWLLIAMNIWTHCAIPTVYRHLTRGLRWIWPSEPLPPIPQSGAFTYRRYQLGVRPLHTLMRRICRPRATPTTPGAFLFGLRLMALDGTIEDVADTPTNAAYFGRPGSRRGPGAFPQAKLLYLIECGTHAIVDAGIWPCRTSEWSIGKRLLRSVGPGMLLLWDCGFHSHALLTAAQERGAQIVGRIGKHLRPRVQTVLADGSVLVTIFPPNHGRWEKLSGMTVRMISYQLSMPALGDPTTVHRLITTLLDPVQYPARAIIGAYHEHWEVELMIDEIDTQQRATQQRFRSQKPVGVIQEFYGLVLAHYAIRAVMHDAGTYGACDPDRISFVLVVQEIQATLREFQQTPTADHERLYHRLLDACATMILPKRRFRINPRVVKQKMTKFLRKGPDHVQRNQLRGCFDDAICRVTLTGDPIRDPGRPPPFQWTQCPAP